From the Dehalobacter sp. genome, one window contains:
- a CDS encoding LemA family protein yields the protein MKKTAIVLGIILILIMIIGGSLIGSYNSLVTADENVKSKWSQVENQLQRRMDLIPNLVATVKGYAAHENEVFTAIADARSKLAGAQTINEKVAADDELSSALSRLLVIVENYPDLKANQNFIALQDELAGTENRLAIARQDYNEAVQTFNTSIKRFPRNIIAGMFNFESYTYYEAEEGAEKAPVVKFGE from the coding sequence ATGAAAAAGACAGCTATTGTATTGGGAATTATCCTGATTCTAATTATGATCATTGGAGGTTCTTTGATTGGCAGCTATAACAGTCTGGTGACTGCTGATGAAAATGTAAAAAGTAAGTGGAGCCAGGTCGAGAACCAGCTGCAGCGTAGAATGGACCTGATTCCAAATCTTGTGGCAACAGTCAAGGGATATGCTGCGCATGAAAATGAAGTGTTTACCGCTATTGCGGATGCGCGTTCGAAACTGGCCGGAGCCCAGACAATCAATGAAAAAGTAGCAGCGGACGATGAGCTGAGCAGTGCTTTGTCCAGATTACTGGTGATCGTTGAGAATTATCCGGATCTGAAAGCAAACCAGAACTTCATTGCCCTGCAGGATGAACTTGCCGGGACTGAGAACCGCTTGGCAATCGCCCGTCAGGATTATAATGAGGCTGTTCAGACATTTAATACTTCCATCAAGCGTTTCCCGAGAAATATTATTGCAGGGATGTTTAATTTTGAAAGCTACACTTACTACGAAGCCGAGGAAGGAGCAGAAAAGGCTCCGGTAGTAAAATTTGGCGAGTAG
- a CDS encoding TPM domain-containing protein yields MTKKLLSVFLAVFLLTAGVCPSLLALTLLAKPATDIYVQDYAGMLADTTKQEILRIAAALDEKTSAQIAVVTVDSLEGSTVEEYANKLFRAWGIGDQEKDNGVLFLISKEDRERRIEVGYGLEGRINDAKAGRFLDQSTPYFQDGDYDGGVYLVFNLLVAEVCEEYGIDDLGASEELAAEESSGFDYDWIIILIVFIVIIYLNSRNRGKRSGNFRGPFGGGFGGGFGGGSSGGGFGGGGFGGGSSGGGGSSRGW; encoded by the coding sequence ATGACAAAGAAACTCCTTTCCGTATTCCTGGCTGTGTTTTTACTGACGGCAGGGGTTTGCCCTTCTCTGCTGGCATTGACACTGCTGGCCAAGCCGGCAACGGATATTTATGTACAGGATTATGCCGGTATGCTGGCAGATACAACAAAACAGGAAATTCTCAGAATTGCCGCTGCTCTGGATGAAAAAACCTCGGCTCAAATCGCCGTTGTGACGGTGGATTCCCTGGAAGGCAGCACGGTTGAGGAGTATGCCAATAAACTGTTTCGGGCCTGGGGCATTGGAGATCAGGAAAAAGACAACGGTGTATTGTTCCTGATCAGCAAAGAGGACCGGGAGCGAAGAATCGAAGTGGGCTATGGTCTGGAAGGTAGGATTAATGATGCCAAAGCTGGTCGTTTTCTGGACCAGTCTACACCGTATTTCCAGGATGGGGATTACGACGGCGGCGTCTATCTGGTATTTAATCTCCTGGTCGCTGAGGTCTGCGAGGAGTATGGTATTGATGATCTGGGGGCATCGGAGGAATTAGCAGCTGAAGAATCATCAGGATTTGATTATGACTGGATCATCATCCTAATTGTGTTCATTGTCATCATTTACCTTAACAGTCGCAACAGGGGCAAACGGAGCGGCAATTTCCGCGGTCCTTTCGGGGGAGGATTCGGAGGCGGATTTGGAGGAGGCTCTTCCGGCGGTGGTTTTGGTGGTGGCGGGTTCGGAGGCGGTTCTTCTGGGGGCGGTGGATCGTCCCGGGGGTGGTGA
- the cysK gene encoding cysteine synthase A — MGKIYNGLTELIGGTPLVRLHHISAGINAEVIAKIESFNPGGSIKDRIALNMILDAEKKGLMTKDSVIIEPTSGNTGIGLAFVAAVKGYRLILTMPETMSVERRKLLQAYGAEVILTPGSEGMTGSIKKAAELARKIPGSFIPQQFENQANPQIHRETTAEEIWADTDGKIDILVAGVGTGGTLTGIGEVLKVRKPGLKVIAVEPQGSPVLSGGRPGSHNLQGIGAGFVPGVLNLDLIDEIFQVTDQEAYRTGRELVKKEGMLVGISAGAAAFAALEVAKRPENERKMIVVIFPDTGERYISTEMF; from the coding sequence ATGGGAAAGATTTATAACGGCTTGACGGAACTTATCGGCGGCACGCCGCTGGTAAGACTTCATCATATCTCTGCCGGAATCAATGCGGAGGTAATTGCAAAGATTGAATCGTTCAATCCTGGTGGTAGCATTAAGGATAGGATTGCTTTAAATATGATTCTGGATGCCGAGAAAAAAGGCCTGATGACAAAGGATTCGGTGATTATTGAACCGACTAGCGGAAATACTGGTATTGGCCTGGCTTTTGTCGCAGCGGTCAAAGGGTACCGGCTGATCCTGACCATGCCGGAAACAATGAGTGTAGAGAGGCGGAAGCTGCTTCAGGCTTACGGAGCTGAAGTTATTCTGACGCCAGGTTCGGAAGGGATGACAGGTTCAATTAAAAAAGCAGCGGAGTTGGCCCGGAAAATCCCAGGATCCTTTATTCCCCAGCAGTTTGAAAATCAGGCCAACCCTCAAATCCATCGGGAGACGACGGCTGAGGAAATCTGGGCCGATACAGATGGCAAAATAGACATTCTGGTTGCCGGGGTGGGAACAGGAGGCACGCTTACAGGCATAGGAGAAGTTCTGAAGGTGCGTAAACCTGGACTAAAGGTAATCGCGGTGGAACCTCAGGGCTCTCCGGTCCTCTCAGGGGGCAGACCGGGTTCCCACAACCTTCAGGGAATTGGAGCAGGGTTTGTTCCCGGAGTTTTAAACCTTGACCTCATTGATGAAATATTCCAGGTGACGGATCAGGAAGCGTATCGGACGGGACGAGAACTGGTGAAAAAAGAGGGAATGTTGGTCGGCATTTCTGCCGGTGCAGCCGCTTTTGCTGCCCTGGAAGTTGCCAAACGTCCGGAAAATGAAAGGAAAATGATTGTAGTCATTTTCCCGGATACTGGTGAAAGGTATATCAGTACTGAAATGTTTTAG
- a CDS encoding homocysteine synthase: MSKNNWKFDTLQVHAGQVSDPTTGSRAVPIYQTTSYVFKDTDHAAKLFSLEESGNIYTRMMNPTTDVLEKRIAALEGGAAAIATASGSAAVTYAILNIAGAGDEIVSANTLYGGTYNLFSTTLARLGLKTTFVNPDELENFRTAITKKTKAIYIEALGNPGINIVDIEAVAQIAHENGIPLIIDSTFASPYLLKPIEFGADIVVHSATKFIGGHGTTIGGLIIDSGKFDWSASGEFPGMTEPDPSYHGLKYFEALGPLAYISKIRLQLIRDTGATISPFNSFLLLQGLETLSLRVRQHVENTRKVVDFLQSHPRVSWVNYPELEGNKYHDLAKKYFPKGTGSIFTFGIKGGIEEGKSFINNLELFSLLANVADAKSLVIHPASTTHAQLSEQEQLASGVTPDMIRLSIGIEDAEDIIADLKQALDKI; the protein is encoded by the coding sequence ATGAGCAAAAATAACTGGAAATTTGATACGTTGCAGGTTCATGCCGGTCAGGTGTCTGATCCTACAACAGGTTCAAGGGCCGTGCCCATTTATCAGACAACTTCGTATGTATTTAAAGATACGGATCATGCGGCCAAATTATTCAGTCTGGAGGAGTCCGGCAATATCTATACGCGGATGATGAATCCCACGACAGATGTCCTGGAAAAGAGGATTGCAGCGTTGGAGGGCGGAGCTGCTGCAATTGCGACAGCATCCGGATCGGCCGCTGTCACGTACGCGATCTTAAATATTGCCGGAGCTGGAGATGAGATCGTGTCTGCCAATACATTGTATGGCGGAACCTATAATTTGTTTTCAACTACGTTAGCCAGACTTGGTTTAAAAACCACGTTTGTAAATCCTGATGAGCTGGAGAATTTCCGGACTGCCATCACGAAAAAAACAAAAGCCATCTATATAGAAGCCCTTGGCAATCCGGGCATCAACATTGTTGATATTGAGGCTGTGGCCCAAATCGCGCATGAAAATGGTATCCCGCTGATTATCGATAGCACATTTGCATCACCTTACCTTCTCAAACCGATCGAATTCGGCGCGGATATTGTTGTGCATTCCGCAACGAAGTTTATCGGCGGACATGGTACTACAATCGGAGGACTGATCATTGATTCCGGAAAATTTGATTGGTCGGCAAGCGGCGAATTTCCGGGGATGACCGAACCTGATCCGAGCTATCATGGCCTAAAATACTTTGAAGCACTTGGACCGTTGGCCTATATTTCCAAAATCAGGCTGCAGCTGATCCGGGATACGGGAGCAACGATCAGCCCGTTTAATTCGTTCCTTTTGCTTCAGGGGCTTGAGACTCTGTCTCTCCGGGTCAGACAGCATGTGGAGAACACCAGGAAAGTCGTTGATTTCCTCCAGAGTCATCCGCGTGTCTCCTGGGTCAATTACCCCGAACTTGAAGGAAACAAATACCATGACTTAGCTAAAAAATACTTTCCGAAAGGAACCGGTTCGATTTTTACCTTTGGGATTAAGGGCGGTATCGAAGAAGGCAAAAGCTTTATCAATAACCTGGAGCTGTTCTCTTTGCTCGCGAATGTTGCCGATGCTAAATCTCTTGTCATTCATCCGGCCAGCACGACCCATGCCCAGCTGTCTGAACAAGAACAGCTTGCTTCCGGCGTAACGCCGGATATGATCAGACTGTCCATCGGCATTGAGGATGCCGAAGACATTATTGCCGATTTGAAGCAGGCACTTGATAAAATTTGA
- a CDS encoding selenium metabolism-associated LysR family transcriptional regulator — protein sequence MLLHQLEIFTQVAEKNSFSKAAQSLFLSQSTVSTHISNLEHYFGQKLFDRLGKEIVLTPFGEKLYPWAREILNVKDRALWEMKGWTAKIDGHLHIAASSVPAKYAIPPLLAKFLGEYKGIQFVLDQSGSEIVAAKLLNGDVEIGVLGKQYHEDQLTFIPFLQEKLVLITPSNICLNNHISITELVDYPFIFRKSDSGTQANVVQMLHTSGITLSDLQVAGYCDNLEALKESVKEGIGISIISGIAALDYVKSRQINAYELAELPEKRMFYFAHHKKRTLSPWAETFIHFCLRSAGLVSNQYASLPD from the coding sequence ATGTTATTGCATCAATTGGAGATTTTTACACAAGTAGCGGAAAAAAACAGCTTTTCTAAGGCTGCCCAAAGTCTTTTTTTAAGCCAGTCGACGGTCAGTACGCATATAAGCAATCTGGAGCACTACTTTGGTCAAAAACTGTTTGACCGGCTTGGAAAGGAAATTGTCTTAACGCCTTTTGGGGAAAAATTATATCCATGGGCCAGAGAAATACTCAATGTAAAAGACAGGGCGCTATGGGAAATGAAAGGCTGGACTGCAAAAATTGACGGTCATCTTCATATTGCGGCCAGTAGTGTTCCAGCTAAATATGCAATACCACCTTTATTGGCCAAATTTTTAGGTGAGTACAAAGGAATTCAATTTGTCCTTGACCAAAGCGGTTCGGAAATTGTTGCAGCCAAGCTGTTGAACGGGGATGTCGAAATCGGGGTGCTGGGTAAACAATACCATGAGGATCAGTTAACTTTTATTCCTTTTCTGCAAGAAAAGCTGGTCTTAATCACACCCAGCAACATTTGTCTAAACAATCATATTTCCATCACTGAACTGGTGGATTACCCTTTTATTTTTCGGAAGTCAGATTCGGGCACCCAGGCAAATGTTGTTCAAATGCTGCATACATCAGGCATTACGCTTTCCGACTTGCAGGTTGCCGGCTACTGCGACAACCTCGAAGCTCTTAAAGAAAGTGTCAAGGAAGGAATTGGCATCTCAATTATTTCAGGCATAGCCGCTCTGGATTATGTCAAAAGCAGACAGATCAATGCCTATGAACTTGCTGAACTGCCCGAGAAAAGAATGTTCTATTTTGCCCACCATAAAAAAAGAACCCTGTCTCCCTGGGCAGAAACTTTTATTCACTTCTGCCTGAGATCAGCCGGTCTTGTTTCGAATCAATATGCATCTTTGCCTGACTAA
- a CDS encoding acyl-CoA dehydratase activase: MKWTVGIDIGSVSTKAVLFNGEQVDSKIIPSGWSPSQAGQEVLERLLKPQELTRDDISLLVGTGYGRIQQGMFDKTFSEITCHARGVHYLLPEACGLIDIGGQDSKVIGFGEKGKVEDFVLNDKCAAGTGRFLQVTAQTLGLEVSQLSDLAKDADPADINSMCAVFAESEMIGLLAQGITIESIVAGLLKSIAKRISVMAGKIHFQDTVAFCGGVAQNQVLKNLLSQEIGCRLAVPPSPQAVGALGAAILGYEL, from the coding sequence ATGAAATGGACAGTGGGTATCGACATCGGGTCCGTATCAACCAAAGCAGTTCTTTTTAATGGAGAACAGGTTGATTCAAAAATTATTCCGAGCGGCTGGAGCCCTTCCCAGGCAGGGCAGGAGGTTCTGGAGCGTCTGCTGAAGCCGCAGGAACTGACCCGTGATGATATTAGCTTGCTTGTCGGCACAGGCTATGGCCGTATTCAACAGGGAATGTTTGATAAAACGTTTAGTGAGATTACCTGCCATGCCCGCGGTGTACATTATCTGTTGCCGGAAGCCTGCGGGCTGATTGATATCGGCGGTCAGGACAGCAAGGTGATTGGCTTTGGCGAAAAGGGCAAAGTTGAAGACTTTGTGCTGAACGACAAATGCGCGGCCGGGACCGGAAGGTTTCTGCAAGTAACCGCCCAAACATTGGGTCTGGAGGTTTCGCAGTTATCCGATCTCGCCAAAGATGCCGATCCGGCTGACATTAACAGTATGTGCGCGGTATTTGCCGAATCAGAAATGATTGGCTTGCTGGCGCAGGGCATTACTATCGAAAGTATTGTCGCCGGTTTGTTAAAGTCCATAGCGAAACGCATCAGCGTGATGGCTGGGAAGATCCATTTTCAGGATACCGTTGCTTTTTGCGGCGGGGTAGCTCAGAACCAGGTGCTTAAAAACCTGCTTAGTCAGGAAATAGGATGCAGGCTGGCTGTGCCGCCGAGTCCTCAGGCTGTAGGGGCTTTGGGAGCTGCAATCCTGGGCTATGAATTATAA
- a CDS encoding 2-hydroxyacyl-CoA dehydratase family protein, whose product MRAQTMAYFDQLIPSGMVMAKEAKEQGRNVVGYYCVFSPIELIEAAGAVPVGLCATKQEPIAEAEKVLPRNLCPLVKSSYGFAVSGKCPFFHFADIVLAETTCDGKKKMYELLAEHKPMIVLDIPNSSNLEDRQGHWVKQIYRAKDYFEKNLDVKISKEKLAEVIRTYNEERKLLMELVSLNKLHPTPISGTDLLKVLWGRSFQFKRDEYTAKVKELIAELKEMTAKGEGASQSSSKRILITGCPTGTGQEKVMQVIEEAGGAIVLQESCSGIKGLVDLVSEEMDPFEALAEKYSKIPCSCSSPNTGRFELLSRLVEEYNVDGVVDITLQACHTYNIESYSIKEHLKKNHNIPLLQIETDYSDADRQQIKLRVDAFLEML is encoded by the coding sequence ATGCGAGCTCAAACAATGGCTTACTTCGACCAGCTGATCCCTAGTGGGATGGTCATGGCCAAGGAGGCCAAGGAACAAGGCAGAAATGTAGTAGGGTATTATTGTGTATTTTCCCCGATAGAACTTATCGAGGCTGCAGGGGCAGTGCCAGTTGGGCTTTGTGCAACCAAACAGGAACCGATAGCCGAGGCGGAAAAAGTACTGCCGCGTAATCTCTGTCCACTGGTCAAATCCAGTTACGGCTTTGCTGTAAGCGGCAAATGTCCCTTTTTTCATTTTGCAGATATCGTCCTGGCCGAAACGACCTGTGACGGCAAGAAAAAAATGTACGAGCTGCTGGCGGAGCATAAACCGATGATCGTGCTGGATATTCCGAATAGCTCCAATCTGGAAGACAGACAGGGCCATTGGGTCAAACAAATTTACCGAGCCAAGGATTATTTTGAAAAGAATTTAGATGTCAAGATCAGCAAAGAAAAACTTGCTGAGGTCATCAGGACCTACAACGAGGAAAGAAAGCTCTTAATGGAACTGGTTAGTCTCAATAAACTGCATCCAACTCCAATTTCAGGTACAGACCTGCTGAAAGTGCTGTGGGGAAGAAGCTTCCAGTTCAAACGCGATGAATACACTGCCAAGGTCAAGGAACTGATTGCTGAACTAAAAGAAATGACAGCAAAAGGTGAAGGTGCTTCCCAATCTTCCAGCAAACGGATACTCATTACAGGCTGTCCGACGGGCACCGGACAGGAAAAAGTCATGCAGGTTATTGAAGAAGCAGGCGGAGCGATTGTGCTACAAGAGTCCTGCAGCGGCATTAAAGGTCTGGTTGATCTTGTATCGGAGGAAATGGATCCGTTCGAAGCCCTGGCTGAAAAATACAGCAAGATCCCGTGCTCCTGTAGTTCGCCGAATACCGGTCGCTTTGAACTGCTGAGCAGGCTCGTTGAAGAATACAACGTTGACGGGGTTGTAGATATCACCCTCCAGGCCTGTCATACGTACAATATTGAGTCTTATTCGATCAAGGAACATTTGAAAAAGAACCATAATATCCCGCTTCTGCAGATTGAAACAGACTACAGCGATGCTGACCGCCAGCAAATCAAACTCAGAGTCGACGCATTTCTGGAAATGCTGTAG
- a CDS encoding metal-sensing transcriptional repressor, whose amino-acid sequence MNTQKKQALQALKTAQGQIEATIKMIEEGRYCVDVSNQILATQSLLKKANLLILKQHMDHCVTEAFEQGNGREKIDEIMAILAKVTNK is encoded by the coding sequence TTGAACACCCAAAAAAAACAAGCCCTTCAGGCTTTAAAAACAGCCCAGGGCCAAATTGAAGCGACAATTAAGATGATTGAAGAGGGAAGGTATTGCGTCGATGTATCAAATCAAATCCTTGCGACACAATCTCTCTTGAAAAAAGCAAATTTGCTGATCCTGAAACAGCATATGGACCACTGTGTAACCGAAGCTTTCGAACAGGGTAACGGCAGGGAGAAAATTGATGAGATCATGGCAATCCTGGCAAAGGTGACCAATAAATAA
- a CDS encoding heavy metal translocating P-type ATPase — MMEKSLKIEGMTCTSCAKAVERAVRRLQGVEEANVNFATEKLSIRYEPSLLRVSDIKKTVEKAGYSALEEAKIDEDKEKKERERKALWRRFVLSAIFTAPLLSITMGHMFGSAVGFHLPEMIDPMMNPLNFALIQLILVLPVVIAGYKFFTIGLKTLLKGSPNMDSLIAIGTSAGFIYGVFAVFQIFRGNTEYANHLYFEAAGVILTLITLGKYLESVTKGKTSEAIKKLMGLAPKTATIIRDGKEIEIPIEEVETGDIIFVKPGEKMPVDGNVVEGSTSVDESMLTGESIPVEKNPRDAIIGASINKNGTIKYVATRIGKDTALAQIIKLVEEAQGSKAPIAKLADVISGYFVPAVIGIALLSALGWYFIGGQSAVFALTIFISVLVIACPCALGLATPTAIMVGTGKGAEYGVLIKSGVALETTHKINTIVFDKTGTITEGKPKVTDVITATGISPNDLLQLAASAEKGSEHPLGEAIVREAEDKKLSFKKPDVFKAIPGQGIEVQIEDRAMLLGNKKIMGERKISLLHFEGTSDQLAREGKTPMYIAIDNTLAGIIAVADTVKENSSRAIEILHKMNIEVVMITGDNQRTAEAIAKLVGIDRTLAEVLPQDKANEVKKLQQEGRKVAMVGDGINDAPALAQADIGIAIGSGTDVAMESADIVLMRSDLLDVSAAIQLSKNTIRNIKQNLFWAFGYNILGIPIAMGILYIFGGPLLNPAIAAAAMSFSSVSVLLNALRLKGFKPVK, encoded by the coding sequence ATGATGGAAAAGTCGCTGAAAATAGAAGGGATGACCTGCACATCTTGCGCGAAGGCTGTCGAAAGAGCCGTACGGAGACTACAGGGCGTTGAAGAGGCCAATGTTAATTTTGCCACAGAGAAATTAAGCATCCGCTATGAACCTTCCCTGCTGCGTGTTTCAGATATCAAAAAGACCGTTGAAAAAGCCGGATACAGTGCTCTGGAAGAAGCAAAGATTGATGAAGACAAAGAAAAAAAAGAAAGGGAAAGAAAAGCTCTCTGGCGGAGGTTTGTGCTGTCCGCTATCTTTACGGCTCCGCTTCTAAGTATTACGATGGGACATATGTTTGGCAGTGCTGTTGGCTTTCATTTGCCGGAAATGATTGATCCGATGATGAATCCTTTAAACTTCGCCCTTATCCAGCTGATTCTTGTTCTGCCTGTGGTGATCGCAGGCTATAAGTTCTTTACCATTGGGTTAAAAACACTGCTCAAGGGAAGTCCGAATATGGATTCGCTCATTGCAATAGGTACTTCGGCAGGGTTCATTTACGGAGTCTTTGCAGTCTTTCAGATTTTTAGGGGAAATACAGAATATGCGAATCATCTGTACTTTGAAGCAGCAGGTGTGATTTTGACACTGATTACACTGGGCAAATATCTGGAATCTGTAACGAAGGGTAAGACCTCGGAAGCGATTAAAAAGTTGATGGGGCTTGCACCAAAAACAGCCACCATTATCCGGGATGGGAAAGAAATTGAGATCCCGATCGAAGAAGTGGAGACGGGAGATATCATCTTTGTAAAACCTGGAGAGAAAATGCCTGTTGACGGCAATGTCGTTGAAGGGAGTACGTCTGTGGATGAATCCATGCTGACAGGAGAAAGTATTCCGGTAGAAAAGAATCCCAGGGATGCGATCATCGGGGCCAGCATTAATAAAAACGGAACCATCAAATATGTGGCGACCCGAATCGGTAAAGATACGGCCCTCGCGCAGATCATCAAATTGGTTGAGGAAGCACAGGGCTCCAAAGCGCCGATCGCAAAGCTGGCCGACGTGATTTCCGGTTACTTTGTACCGGCGGTGATAGGGATTGCTCTGCTCTCGGCTTTAGGATGGTATTTTATTGGTGGGCAGTCCGCGGTCTTTGCACTGACTATCTTTATCTCGGTACTCGTTATCGCCTGCCCCTGTGCTCTGGGGCTGGCCACACCAACCGCGATCATGGTCGGAACAGGCAAAGGCGCCGAATATGGGGTCTTGATCAAGAGCGGAGTAGCCTTAGAAACGACACATAAAATCAATACCATCGTTTTTGATAAAACGGGTACGATCACAGAAGGGAAACCTAAGGTCACAGACGTAATTACCGCGACTGGGATCAGTCCAAACGATCTGCTGCAGCTTGCCGCCTCTGCCGAAAAAGGGTCGGAGCATCCGCTCGGAGAAGCGATTGTCAGGGAGGCTGAGGATAAGAAGCTTAGCTTTAAGAAACCAGATGTGTTCAAGGCAATTCCCGGTCAGGGGATCGAAGTACAGATCGAAGACAGAGCTATGTTGCTTGGCAACAAAAAGATAATGGGCGAAAGGAAAATATCTCTTCTTCACTTCGAGGGAACCTCGGATCAATTGGCCAGAGAAGGCAAGACTCCGATGTATATTGCGATCGACAACACTTTAGCTGGAATTATCGCTGTAGCCGATACGGTCAAAGAAAACAGCAGTAGGGCGATTGAGATCCTCCACAAAATGAATATTGAAGTTGTCATGATTACCGGTGACAACCAAAGAACGGCCGAGGCTATCGCCAAATTGGTCGGAATCGATAGAACGCTGGCTGAAGTCCTGCCTCAGGATAAGGCAAACGAAGTGAAAAAGCTCCAACAGGAAGGCAGGAAGGTCGCCATGGTCGGCGACGGTATCAACGACGCTCCGGCCCTCGCCCAAGCAGATATCGGGATAGCGATCGGCTCAGGTACGGACGTCGCGATGGAATCCGCGGATATTGTCCTGATGCGAAGTGATCTGCTTGACGTTTCGGCTGCAATCCAGTTAAGTAAAAATACAATTAGAAATATTAAACAAAACTTATTTTGGGCATTTGGTTACAATATCCTTGGAATTCCAATCGCTATGGGAATTCTGTATATCTTTGGAGGACCTCTGCTGAATCCTGCTATTGCTGCCGCTGCCATGAGCTTCAGCTCGGTGTCGGTATTGCTGAATGCGCTCAGGTTAAAAGGATTCAAGCCTGTAAAATAA
- a CDS encoding heavy-metal-associated domain-containing protein — MKKKIEIEGMSCSHCVNHVKEALSELAGVTGVDVNLDAKTAVLEGTDDIQEGAIKLAIEDVGYEVVGIMDL, encoded by the coding sequence ATGAAAAAGAAAATTGAGATCGAAGGCATGAGCTGCAGCCATTGCGTCAATCATGTCAAAGAAGCTTTGAGTGAACTTGCGGGTGTAACAGGTGTCGATGTCAATTTGGACGCGAAGACGGCTGTGTTGGAAGGAACCGATGATATTCAGGAGGGAGCCATTAAACTGGCAATCGAGGATGTCGGTTACGAAGTGGTTGGAATCATGGATCTTTAA
- a CDS encoding tRNA threonylcarbamoyladenosine dehydratase: MQNQFSRTELLTGQEGLSKLQNSKVTIFGLGGVGSYTAEALARAGIGAFKLVDFDEICLTNINRQLHALHSTIGKSKVDVMKQRMLDINPKAKIETFQSFYQEEGAEGFFTEKPDYVVDAIDTVRSKVSLAKECRHRGILLISCMGAGNRLDALSFRVADISKTSGCPLAKAVRKLLRKEGITEGFKVVFSPEPALKPLEQENSCASNCICPSGDAHCSLKSQIPGSISYVPSVAGLLMAGEVVRDILGNAICGHS; encoded by the coding sequence ATGCAAAATCAGTTTTCGCGGACGGAATTGTTGACTGGACAGGAAGGCCTGTCAAAGCTTCAGAACAGCAAAGTGACTATTTTCGGGTTGGGCGGGGTAGGCTCCTATACGGCCGAAGCTCTGGCCAGGGCCGGTATAGGCGCTTTTAAGCTTGTTGATTTTGATGAAATTTGCCTGACAAACATCAACCGGCAGCTTCATGCGCTGCATTCGACGATTGGCAAGTCTAAAGTGGATGTAATGAAACAAAGGATGCTGGATATCAATCCCAAAGCCAAAATAGAAACCTTCCAGTCCTTTTATCAGGAGGAAGGTGCCGAAGGCTTCTTTACCGAGAAACCGGACTATGTGGTTGATGCAATTGATACGGTCAGAAGTAAAGTGAGTCTGGCCAAAGAATGTCGCCATAGAGGAATTCTGCTCATTTCCTGCATGGGGGCCGGCAATCGTCTCGATGCGCTCAGTTTCCGTGTTGCTGATATATCCAAGACCAGCGGCTGCCCGTTAGCCAAAGCGGTGCGCAAACTTCTGAGGAAGGAAGGAATTACGGAAGGATTCAAAGTTGTTTTCTCTCCTGAGCCGGCCCTGAAGCCGCTGGAGCAGGAAAATAGCTGCGCGTCCAATTGTATTTGCCCCAGCGGTGATGCTCACTGTTCCCTGAAAAGTCAGATTCCCGGCAGTATTTCTTACGTTCCGTCCGTGGCTGGTCTGCTGATGGCTGGGGAAGTTGTCCGGGATATTCTCGGGAATGCTATTTGTGGTCATTCCTAA